The following coding sequences are from one Mycobacterium bourgelatii window:
- a CDS encoding TIGR03621 family F420-dependent LLM class oxidoreductase → MDRRPFRFAVQATTASDAQGWREFVCKVEDLGYSSLFLADHYLGPGPAQRAARTPRQDLAPIAAIAAAAAHTTVLRVGCRVFCIDYHVPAALAKEAATLDLLSDGRFELGIGAGWSADEYDAMGLTFETPARRIAKLKEVVALIKAHCGDGELDRSGEYVNVHGYQGTPPPVQRPHPPIMIGGGGRRILSYAAHEADIVSINTVPFTARNEDGLTPQQEAVRRIEYVRSAAGPRLADLDIESSPFFVSVTDDASAVQDAYERMATKSGMDPEVLRDHPNVLVGTADAIVETLQERRESYGTNYVTVPQRHAEKFAPVVAQLTDT, encoded by the coding sequence GTGGACAGGCGTCCGTTCCGCTTTGCCGTCCAGGCCACCACGGCCTCAGATGCCCAGGGGTGGCGTGAGTTCGTCTGCAAGGTCGAGGATCTCGGCTATTCGTCCCTGTTCCTCGCCGACCACTATCTGGGTCCCGGCCCCGCACAGCGTGCTGCCCGTACCCCGCGGCAGGACTTGGCGCCCATCGCGGCCATCGCCGCCGCCGCGGCGCACACCACGGTCCTACGGGTGGGTTGCCGAGTGTTCTGCATCGACTATCACGTGCCCGCCGCCCTGGCCAAGGAGGCGGCGACCCTGGACCTGTTGTCGGACGGCCGCTTCGAACTGGGCATCGGCGCGGGCTGGAGCGCTGACGAGTACGACGCGATGGGTTTGACGTTCGAGACCCCGGCACGACGCATCGCCAAACTCAAGGAGGTCGTGGCGCTGATCAAGGCGCACTGCGGCGACGGCGAACTGGACCGCTCCGGTGAGTACGTGAACGTGCACGGCTACCAGGGAACTCCCCCACCGGTGCAGCGCCCGCATCCGCCGATCATGATCGGTGGCGGCGGCAGGCGGATACTGAGCTACGCCGCACATGAGGCCGATATCGTCAGCATCAACACCGTGCCGTTCACGGCGCGTAACGAGGACGGCCTCACTCCGCAGCAAGAGGCCGTTCGCCGCATCGAGTACGTGCGCTCGGCCGCGGGTCCGCGTCTGGCGGACCTCGACATCGAAAGCTCGCCGTTCTTCGTCTCGGTCACCGACGACGCGAGCGCCGTCCAGGACGCCTACGAGCGCATGGCCACCAAGAGTGGGATGGACCCCGAGGTGTTGCGCGACCATCCCAACGTCCTGGTCGGGACCGCCGACGCCATCGTCGAGACCCTGCAGGAACGCCGCGAGAGCTACGGCACCAACTACGTGACCGTGCCGCAACGGCACGCGGAGAAGTTCGCACCGGTCGTCGCACAGCTGACGGACACCTGA
- a CDS encoding ABC transporter ATP-binding protein, which yields MGIGISVQNLSKSFGATNVWQDVTMDIPAGEVSGLIGPSGTGKSVFLKSLIGLLKPERGSIIIDGTDLTECSTKEMYEIRQMFGVMFQDGALFGSMSIYENTAFPLREHTKMSESKIHDIVMEKLEMVGLIGDEHKLPGEISGGMKKRAGLARSLVMDPQIILCDEPDSGLDPVRTSYLSQLLIDINAQIDCTILIVTHNINIARTVPDNIGMLFRKRLVMFGPREILLTSEEPVVGQFLNGRRIGPIGMSEEKDEATMAEEQAMVDAGQHAGGVEDIEGVPPQINATPGMPERKAVERRRARVREMMHYLPPKAQQAIYDELEANHAKAS from the coding sequence GTGGGTATTGGAATTTCGGTCCAGAACCTCAGCAAATCATTCGGAGCTACCAACGTCTGGCAGGACGTCACCATGGACATTCCGGCCGGCGAGGTCAGCGGGTTGATCGGCCCGTCCGGGACGGGCAAGTCGGTGTTTCTGAAGTCGCTGATCGGGCTGCTCAAGCCCGAGCGTGGCTCGATCATCATCGACGGCACCGACCTCACCGAGTGCTCGACGAAGGAAATGTACGAGATCCGCCAGATGTTCGGCGTCATGTTCCAGGACGGCGCACTGTTCGGCTCGATGAGCATCTACGAGAACACCGCCTTTCCGCTGCGCGAGCACACCAAGATGAGCGAGAGCAAGATCCACGACATCGTCATGGAGAAGCTCGAGATGGTCGGCTTGATCGGCGACGAGCACAAGCTGCCCGGCGAAATCTCCGGCGGGATGAAAAAGCGTGCCGGCCTTGCCCGTTCGCTGGTGATGGACCCTCAGATCATTCTGTGCGACGAGCCCGACTCCGGTCTGGACCCGGTGCGCACCTCCTACTTGAGCCAGCTGCTGATCGACATCAACGCCCAAATCGACTGCACCATCCTGATCGTGACGCACAACATCAACATCGCCCGCACCGTGCCAGACAACATCGGCATGCTGTTCCGTAAGCGCCTGGTCATGTTCGGCCCGCGCGAGATCCTGTTGACCAGTGAGGAGCCGGTGGTTGGGCAGTTCCTCAACGGACGCCGCATCGGCCCCATCGGCATGTCGGAGGAAAAGGACGAGGCCACGATGGCCGAAGAACAGGCCATGGTCGACGCGGGTCAGCATGCCGGCGGCGTGGAGGATATCGAGGGCGTCCCGCCACAGATCAATGCGACGCCTGGAATGCCGGAACGCAAGGCCGTCGAGCGCCGGCGGGCCCGGGTTCGGGAGATGATGCATTACCTGCCGCCAAAGGCCCAGCAAGCGATCTATGACGAATTGGAAGCAAACCACGCCAAAGCCAGCTGA
- a CDS encoding MAP_0585 family protein, which yields MSVKRVVGAAAVAASVGLVAATVEAGSAHSAPYPPPPLDPTSAPPAPPGGGQAPQPQPTRAPQPTQAPQPTQAPQPTRAPQPTEAPQPTQVPQTTVAPKPTTQSPQPTDTSAPPTATTTAAPSTTPAPTGTTTPQSTPSSTPPPSDATTTTSSTGGTTTPGGATTTQSSGESTTVPAGSTSTTPSPAQPGITVVLNPPSIQPPHPPYIPRVALVLPGLEIGGPIDTPAGFSIAARVPPPPPRGWGWNDGPPPGHPPPNWQGPPPNGSWDGPPPAGGWNRPWSGPPRDVNYARNDFGPFNYNTFTVVPVFNWQYGGWGYWFFGVWVPLY from the coding sequence ATGTCAGTGAAACGTGTAGTCGGCGCGGCCGCGGTCGCGGCCAGTGTCGGCCTTGTCGCGGCGACGGTGGAGGCCGGTTCGGCCCACTCGGCGCCGTACCCGCCGCCACCGCTGGATCCGACGTCGGCGCCTCCCGCCCCGCCCGGAGGGGGCCAGGCGCCCCAGCCCCAGCCCACCCGCGCTCCCCAGCCCACGCAAGCGCCCCAGCCGACCCAGGCGCCTCAACCCACTCGGGCTCCGCAGCCCACCGAGGCTCCCCAGCCGACTCAGGTCCCCCAAACCACTGTGGCGCCCAAGCCGACGACGCAAAGCCCGCAGCCCACCGACACCTCGGCTCCGCCGACGGCCACGACGACAGCCGCGCCGAGTACCACTCCTGCACCGACCGGCACGACCACGCCGCAGTCGACGCCCTCGTCGACACCGCCGCCCAGTGACGCGACGACGACCACCTCGTCGACCGGTGGGACCACCACGCCGGGTGGGGCGACCACAACGCAGTCCAGCGGCGAGAGCACCACGGTGCCCGCCGGGTCGACGAGCACGACGCCTTCCCCGGCCCAACCGGGAATCACGGTGGTTCTCAACCCGCCGAGCATTCAGCCACCGCACCCGCCCTACATCCCGCGGGTCGCGTTGGTGCTGCCGGGTCTGGAGATCGGCGGTCCCATCGATACGCCGGCGGGCTTTAGCATCGCCGCGCGGGTGCCCCCGCCGCCGCCTCGAGGGTGGGGCTGGAATGACGGGCCGCCGCCCGGACATCCGCCGCCAAACTGGCAGGGTCCGCCGCCGAATGGCTCATGGGACGGTCCGCCACCGGCTGGCGGGTGGAATCGGCCGTGGAGCGGACCACCGCGTGACGTCAACTACGCCCGCAACGACTTCGGCCCGTTCAACTACAACACCTTCACCGTTGTCCCGGTCTTCAACTGGCAGTACGGCGGTTGGGGCTACTGGTTCTTCGGGGTGTGGGTGCCCCTGTACTGA
- a CDS encoding lipoprotein LpqH, with product MAKRVIVVGVASAAIVVAGCIGCSDKKSNQGQGGQPGQPAAPAGPVLIIDGKKQDVAGAVTCTPVGDNVNIGIGDVSSGIGAVVSNADPPIVHSVGLGNFDNIALGFSDAAPDQATNAGAVKKDKSYAIKGTASGVDMSNPDQPQTVTKSFEMQVTCP from the coding sequence GTGGCGAAGCGTGTGATCGTGGTCGGGGTGGCCAGCGCGGCGATTGTGGTTGCGGGCTGCATCGGTTGTTCAGACAAGAAGTCGAATCAGGGCCAGGGCGGACAGCCCGGTCAACCGGCCGCGCCTGCCGGCCCGGTGCTGATCATCGACGGCAAGAAGCAGGACGTCGCCGGTGCGGTGACCTGCACTCCGGTCGGCGACAACGTCAACATCGGAATCGGTGACGTATCAAGCGGAATCGGTGCAGTAGTGAGCAACGCCGATCCGCCCATCGTCCATTCGGTCGGACTCGGCAACTTCGACAACATCGCGTTGGGCTTTTCTGACGCCGCCCCCGATCAAGCGACCAACGCCGGGGCCGTGAAGAAAGACAAGAGCTACGCCATCAAGGGCACCGCCTCCGGCGTGGACATGTCCAACCCGGACCAACCGCAGACGGTGACCAAGTCATTTGAAATGCAAGTGACCTGCCCGTAG
- a CDS encoding aldehyde dehydrogenase — MYRRTELLIDGQWVAPSTDAAITITSPHTEEVIGQAPAAAPADIDRAVAAARAAFDDGPWPRMAPEERIAAVQRLAAAYKERRGEMAELITATIGAPIAFSKRVQAQLPLMAMAAYAQVASEYPWKEARKGFYGSDIRIAKLPVGVVAAIVPWNMPQFLTIGKVVPALLAGCTVVLKPAEESSLDALLFAEIVASADLPPGVVNVVPGDRAAGAHLVAHPGVDKVSFTGSTAAGRQVATACAQGLKQVTLELGGKSAAIVLADADPATTAKAIQMASLANSGQVCNALSRVLVPASRADDFVGALEAELAALTVGDPADPTTQQGPLVAQRQQARVREYIEDGQRQGARLVVGGSDLPDGLDRGWYVRPTLFADADNSMRIAREEIFGPVLTVIPYRDESDAIAIANDSDYGLAGAVFTADTDRGLGIAARIRAGSFGVNQGYIMDPLAPYGGVKDSGWGRELGREGLEGYLVSQSISGA; from the coding sequence ATGTATCGCAGAACCGAATTGCTGATCGACGGCCAGTGGGTGGCGCCCAGCACGGACGCCGCCATCACGATCACGTCGCCGCACACCGAAGAGGTGATCGGGCAGGCGCCCGCCGCCGCGCCCGCCGACATCGACCGCGCCGTTGCCGCCGCTCGTGCCGCCTTCGACGACGGGCCGTGGCCGCGAATGGCGCCCGAGGAACGTATCGCCGCCGTGCAGCGGCTGGCCGCCGCGTACAAGGAGCGGCGCGGCGAGATGGCCGAGCTCATCACCGCGACCATCGGCGCACCCATCGCGTTCTCCAAGCGGGTCCAGGCTCAATTGCCCCTGATGGCGATGGCTGCCTACGCGCAGGTCGCCAGCGAATACCCGTGGAAAGAGGCGCGGAAGGGCTTCTACGGCAGCGATATTCGCATCGCCAAGCTGCCCGTCGGTGTCGTCGCCGCGATTGTGCCGTGGAATATGCCGCAGTTCCTCACCATCGGCAAGGTGGTCCCCGCACTGCTGGCCGGATGCACCGTGGTGCTCAAGCCCGCCGAGGAATCCTCGCTTGACGCACTGTTGTTCGCCGAAATCGTGGCGTCGGCCGACCTGCCACCGGGGGTGGTCAACGTGGTGCCCGGCGACCGCGCCGCAGGCGCACATCTGGTGGCGCACCCCGGCGTGGACAAGGTTTCGTTCACCGGCTCGACGGCCGCCGGGCGGCAGGTGGCCACCGCCTGCGCGCAGGGGCTAAAGCAAGTCACGCTCGAGTTGGGCGGGAAATCGGCCGCGATCGTGCTGGCGGACGCAGACCCCGCGACGACGGCGAAGGCGATCCAGATGGCGAGTCTGGCCAACAGCGGACAGGTGTGCAACGCGCTCAGCCGGGTCCTCGTACCCGCCTCGCGCGCAGACGATTTCGTCGGCGCGCTGGAAGCCGAGCTGGCCGCGCTGACGGTAGGTGATCCCGCCGATCCCACCACCCAGCAGGGCCCGTTGGTGGCCCAGCGGCAGCAGGCCAGGGTGCGCGAGTACATCGAGGACGGCCAGCGTCAGGGCGCGCGCCTGGTGGTGGGCGGCAGCGACTTGCCCGACGGCCTCGACCGCGGCTGGTATGTGCGGCCAACCCTTTTCGCCGACGCCGACAACAGCATGCGCATTGCGCGTGAGGAGATCTTCGGCCCGGTGCTGACCGTGATCCCTTATCGCGACGAGTCCGACGCCATCGCCATCGCCAACGATTCGGACTACGGGTTGGCCGGTGCGGTGTTCACTGCCGACACCGACCGCGGGCTCGGTATCGCCGCACGCATTCGCGCCGGATCCTTCGGCGTGAACCAGGGTTACATCATGGATCCGTTGGCACCCTACGGTGGGGTGAAGGACAGCGGGTGGGGCCGCGAGTTGGGTCGCGAGGGGCTCGAGGGCTATTTGGTGAGCCAGTCGATCAGCGGGGCATGA
- a CDS encoding TetR/AcrR family transcriptional regulator, translating to MATRRGRPTQLEARKLDLAVREAAVATFLEMGYAGATMEAIARAAGITKRSLYARYPDKRAVFADVIPWALARYTDDAAIEDIDEDDMEGTLLRLGRAALERATHPENVRLKRIAFNEAALFPEFKISAESMMWAGRQRAVTEVLRRYADRGVIDVEDFELAAEHFLAMVEAVPARMADFGVFRSKKQQERHLQYAVRLFLRGVMPR from the coding sequence ATGGCCACACGGCGCGGACGGCCCACCCAGTTGGAGGCGAGGAAGCTCGACCTCGCCGTGCGTGAGGCCGCCGTCGCGACGTTCCTCGAAATGGGTTATGCCGGAGCCACAATGGAGGCCATCGCCCGCGCGGCGGGCATCACGAAGCGGTCGCTGTACGCGCGGTATCCCGACAAGCGCGCCGTGTTCGCCGATGTAATCCCTTGGGCGCTAGCACGTTACACCGACGACGCGGCCATCGAGGACATCGACGAAGACGACATGGAAGGCACCCTGCTAAGGCTCGGCCGAGCGGCGCTGGAGCGTGCCACACACCCCGAGAACGTGCGACTCAAGCGCATTGCCTTCAACGAGGCCGCGCTGTTCCCCGAGTTCAAGATCTCTGCGGAGTCGATGATGTGGGCGGGACGGCAGCGCGCCGTCACCGAAGTGCTGCGTCGCTACGCCGACCGCGGTGTCATCGACGTCGAGGACTTCGAACTTGCCGCCGAGCACTTCCTGGCGATGGTGGAGGCGGTGCCGGCCCGGATGGCCGACTTTGGCGTGTTCCGGTCAAAGAAGCAGCAGGAACGCCACCTTCAATACGCGGTGCGACTGTTCCTGCGCGGGGTCATGCCCCGCTGA
- a CDS encoding alpha/beta fold hydrolase — protein sequence MTIEPATFSTQGVGGVRIVCDRLGDPQARAVVFLHGGGQTRRSWGRAAAAVAKRGWQAVTVDFRGHGESDWASDGDYRVSSFAADVIEVLRGLPPKPVLVGASLGGFTSMLLLGEIAPDIASAVVLVDIVPNMEQSGANRIHAFMTERVESGFGSLDEVADAIAEYNPHRPRPTDLEGLTTNLRRRGDRWYWHWDPQFISGTAKFPPIEVTEVDRMHAAVESILGNGVPMLLIRGQMSDLVSQARADEFLARFPQVEFTDVRGAGHMVAGDRNDIFADAVLDFLARRVEADT from the coding sequence ATGACGATCGAGCCTGCAACGTTTTCTACCCAGGGGGTGGGTGGCGTCCGTATCGTCTGCGACCGCTTGGGCGACCCACAGGCACGCGCCGTGGTGTTCCTGCATGGCGGTGGTCAGACCCGACGCTCCTGGGGTCGCGCCGCCGCGGCGGTCGCCAAGCGCGGGTGGCAGGCCGTCACCGTCGACTTTCGGGGGCACGGCGAATCGGACTGGGCGAGCGACGGGGACTATCGCGTATCCAGCTTCGCCGCCGACGTCATCGAGGTCCTGCGTGGTCTGCCGCCAAAGCCGGTGCTGGTCGGCGCCTCGCTGGGCGGATTCACCTCGATGCTGCTGTTGGGCGAGATCGCGCCCGACATCGCCAGCGCCGTGGTGCTGGTCGACATCGTCCCCAACATGGAGCAGTCCGGCGCCAACCGCATACACGCCTTCATGACCGAGCGGGTGGAATCGGGCTTCGGTTCGCTTGACGAGGTCGCCGACGCCATCGCCGAATACAACCCGCACCGCCCGCGCCCCACCGATCTCGAGGGCCTGACCACCAACCTGCGCCGCCGCGGCGACCGCTGGTACTGGCACTGGGATCCCCAATTCATCAGTGGCACAGCGAAGTTCCCGCCAATCGAGGTCACCGAGGTGGACCGGATGCACGCGGCGGTCGAGTCGATCTTGGGCAACGGCGTGCCCATGTTGCTCATTCGAGGGCAGATGAGCGACCTGGTCAGTCAGGCGCGCGCCGACGAATTTCTCGCCCGCTTCCCGCAGGTCGAGTTCACCGATGTGCGCGGCGCCGGTCACATGGTCGCCGGCGACCGCAACGACATCTTCGCCGACGCTGTGCTGGACTTCCTCGCCCGCCGCGTCGAGGCGGACACATAG
- a CDS encoding RHO alpha subunit C-terminal catalytic domain-containing protein, with amino-acid sequence MTQRYGFATRINGDWKLAVDSVCEWYHPPYVHGRFIHPDVAKAEKMVPPVDAYHYELFRPHMLTSVPGPPVLPPREAGTAGEARQDQRWVYKLFRAGLFGPDDVPDIGPLPGFLNRGNIASWGNDQFWIFPNISIQIWARNYYITYTYWPESVDSHIYEIDMYFVPPANAHERLAQELVVDSTIEFAMQDVNTIEATHSALKTRAQNTFHLSDQELLIRQFHRVIRDTVTQYQSETAQP; translated from the coding sequence ATGACGCAGCGCTACGGGTTCGCCACCCGGATCAACGGCGACTGGAAACTGGCCGTCGACTCGGTGTGCGAGTGGTACCACCCGCCCTACGTGCACGGGCGCTTCATCCACCCCGACGTCGCCAAAGCGGAGAAGATGGTGCCACCGGTGGACGCCTACCACTACGAGTTGTTCCGCCCGCACATGCTGACCTCGGTGCCCGGCCCGCCTGTGTTGCCACCACGCGAAGCGGGCACCGCCGGCGAGGCACGCCAAGACCAGCGCTGGGTGTACAAGCTGTTCCGCGCAGGCCTTTTCGGCCCAGACGACGTCCCCGACATCGGGCCGCTGCCCGGGTTCCTCAACCGGGGCAACATCGCCTCCTGGGGCAACGACCAGTTCTGGATCTTTCCGAACATCTCGATCCAGATCTGGGCGCGCAACTACTACATCACCTACACGTATTGGCCCGAATCCGTCGACAGCCACATCTACGAGATCGACATGTACTTCGTGCCGCCGGCCAACGCGCACGAACGCCTGGCCCAAGAACTGGTGGTGGACAGCACCATCGAGTTCGCCATGCAGGACGTCAACACCATCGAGGCCACGCACTCGGCACTAAAGACCCGGGCGCAGAACACCTTTCACCTGTCCGACCAGGAACTGCTTATCCGGCAGTTTCACCGGGTCATCCGCGACACCGTGACCCAGTACCAGTCGGAGACAGCCCAACCATGA
- a CDS encoding SDR family NAD(P)-dependent oxidoreductase — protein sequence MKAALVTGGASGIGQAIAERLRADGNHVATIDLTEANTEFSYAADVTDREQVRRVLDGVRAALGPITILVNAAGVTGFRRFTNITFEEWRKVIDVNLNGVFHVTQEVLPDMLEAGWGRIVNISSSSTHSGSPYQAHYVAAKSAVNGLTKTLALEYGSHGITANVVPPGFIDTPMLRMAEAKGLLGGSIEDNIAKVPVGRVGQPEDIAAACAFLVSEEAGYITGQILGVNGGRCT from the coding sequence GTGAAGGCAGCGCTGGTCACCGGGGGTGCCTCGGGAATTGGCCAGGCCATCGCCGAGCGCCTGCGCGCGGACGGAAACCACGTCGCGACCATCGATTTGACGGAAGCGAACACCGAGTTCAGCTACGCCGCCGACGTCACCGATCGCGAGCAGGTTCGCCGTGTGCTCGACGGAGTGCGCGCGGCGTTGGGGCCCATCACTATTCTGGTCAACGCGGCGGGGGTGACGGGGTTCCGGCGCTTTACCAACATCACGTTCGAGGAGTGGCGCAAGGTCATCGATGTGAATCTCAACGGCGTTTTCCACGTCACCCAGGAGGTGCTGCCGGACATGCTTGAGGCCGGCTGGGGTCGCATCGTCAACATCTCCTCGTCGAGCACCCATTCGGGTTCGCCATACCAGGCGCACTACGTCGCGGCGAAGTCAGCGGTCAACGGGCTCACCAAAACCCTTGCGCTGGAATATGGTTCGCACGGAATCACGGCCAACGTGGTGCCGCCGGGCTTCATCGACACCCCGATGTTGCGGATGGCGGAAGCCAAGGGTCTGTTGGGCGGTTCGATCGAAGACAACATCGCCAAGGTGCCGGTAGGTCGGGTTGGACAGCCGGAAGACATCGCGGCGGCGTGCGCGTTCCTGGTGTCCGAGGAGGCCGGTTACATCACCGGACAGATCCTCGGCGTCAACGGTGGACGCTGCACCTAA